Proteins co-encoded in one Prunus persica cultivar Lovell chromosome G6, Prunus_persica_NCBIv2, whole genome shotgun sequence genomic window:
- the LOC18775447 gene encoding uncharacterized protein LOC18775447 isoform X2, with protein MSDQGEKTCPLCAEEMDLTDQQLKPCKCGYEICVWCWHHIMDMAEKDETEGRCPACRTPYDKEKIVGTAGKCERLVAEINTEKKMKSQKAKVKSTEGRKQLSSVRVIQRNLVYIVGLPLNLADEDLLQRREYFGQYGKVLKVSMSRTAAGIIQQFPNNTCSVYITYSKEEEAVRCIQNVHGFLLDGRSLRACFGTTKYCHAWLRNVPCTNPDCLYLHEVGSQEDSFTKDEIISAYTRVQQITGTANSMQRRSGSVLPPPLDDYCNSSSTSAGGPIIKNGSSNTGSLLRGSPPNGSSGRSIALPAAASWGTRGSNCQPPATNIINSNGHTKQKPDVNCTLPFSSAAVATTQASILHSDAGKRSALNDESQTMHAKGKPESLKIVRQNSGVDCQNDLSDEPAAPDEAPASVNGSSPLSSPQTTKDNDRDSSMQPSISNATNHSHLSYSSCHENENLVSTEEVVQSICSDMPLMGIDRNSMVEHSGVVRSNSSLSDNSVIKSPRNQGLQQYCAEQSREPPITAVTAVNAVCVTREQSNWISESQAQLVPNASSEVEEDVLSFDNQRLKDPEVSRSTYLPSLANAVHVSNHSRSPLLHSEAYGAVYSNVDRPFVDNKMRDSSLLSSSSISVTSNGYPENLVSRSSGSERPLEHSFLLPNEGPGKHSGRFLDDAANADFSAAVDKGESSIISNILSMDFDTWDDSIASPQHFSKLLGETDRQPGALKMSSPWKVQNNNQSRFSFARQEDSKNQAFDVQSSPNVVGQFSNNQSFHHGFSENRDLGLENLGIGNGFSSSSYEEPENHGSNHLAFSSNKLSVVSRAQISAPPGFSVPSRAPPPGFTSHERVDQEFDSLAGNHLYDTSPLLRNAYQPQATGNIGSSGDIEFMDPAILAVGKGRLQGGLNNPGLEMRSNFPSQLSAYENDARLQLLMQRSLTPQQNVRFPDFGDGFSHVNDSYGISSMLLDQSQTSSNLSPFSQLSLQQQSRNRVMSNGHWDGWNEAQGGSTLGMAELLRNDRLGFNKYYSGYEDSKFRMPSSGDLYNRTFGM; from the exons ATATGTGTTTGGTGTTGGCACCACATAATGGACATGGCTGAGAAGGATGAGACAGAGGGGCGGTGTCCTGCATGCCGCACTCCTTATGATAAGGAAAAGATTGTAGGGACGGCTGGAAAGTGCGAGAG ATTGGTGGCTGAAATCAATACCGAGAAAAAGATGAAGTCTCAGAAGGCAAAGGTTAAATCGACTGAAGGACGGAAGCAGCTCAGCAGTGTGCGAGTGATTCAAAGGAACCTTGTTTACATAGTTGGGTTGCCTCTTAATCTGGCAGATGAAGAT CTTCTGCAGCGCAGAGAATATTTTGGTCAGTATGGGAAGGTTTTAAAAGTTTCTATGTCCCGAACTGCAGCTGGTATCATTCAGCAATTTCCAAACAATACATGTAGTGT ATATATTACTTACtcgaaagaagaggaagcggTTCGTtgtattcaaaatgtacatgGGTTCCTCTTGGATGGTAGATCGCTGAG GGCATGCTTCGGGACCACAAAGTATTGTCATGCATGGCTGAGAAATGTG CCTTGCACCAATCCTGATTGTTTGTATCTGCATGAGGTTGGGTCTCAGGAGGACAGTTTCACTAAAGATGAAATAATTTCTGCATACACTAG GGTACAACAAATTACCGGTACTGCAAACAGTATGCAACGGCGTTCAGGGAGTGTTTTGCCTCCACCACTAGATGATTATTGTAACAGCAGTTCTACTTCTGCTGGAGGaccaattattaaaaatggTTCTAGT AATACTGGAAGCCTTCTTAGAGGTTCTCCTCCAAATGGAAGCTCTGGTAGATCTATTGCTCTTCCAGCTGCAGCCTCATG GGGAACACGTGGTTCAAATTGCCAACCACCAGCtacaaatataataaattcgaATGGACATACTAAACAGAAACCTGATGTCAATTGCACATTGCCATTTTCTTCAGCAGCGGTTGCTACTACTCAGGCTTCTATACTGCATAGTGATGCAGGAAAGAGGTCAGCATTAAATGATGAAAGTCAGACTATGCATGCTAAAGGTAAACCAGAATCATTGAAGATTGTGAGACAGAATAGTGGCGTGGATTGTCAGAATGACCTGTCTGACGAACCTGCTGCACCCGATGAAGCTCCTGCTTCTGTGAATGGGAGCAGCCCTTTATCTTCCCCCCAAACAACCAAGGATAATGATAGAGATAGCAGCATGCAGCCAAGCATCAGCAATGCCACCAACCATAGTCATCTATCTTACAGTTCCTgtcatgaaaatgaaaaccttGTTTCCACTGAAGAAGTGGTCCAAAGCATATGCTCTGATATGCCTTTGATGGGCATTGATAGAAATTCCATGGTAGAACATTCTGGTGTAGTCAGATCTAATAGTTCACTTTCTGATAATTCTGTGATTAAATCGCCTCGGAACCAAGGGTTACAGCAATACTGTGCTGAGCAGTCCAGAGAACCTCCAATAACTGCTGTGACAGCTGTTAATGCAGTGTGTGTTACAAGGGAACAATCCAACTGGATATCAGAGTCACAAGCACAACTAGTACCAAATGCATCTTCTGAGGTGGAAGAGGATGTACTATCTTTCGACAATCAGAGACTCAAGGATCCAGAAGTGAGTCGTTCAACATATTTGCCTAGTTTGGCTAATGCGGTCCATGTTTCAAATCATTCTAGGTCTCCATTGCTGCATAGTGAAGCTTATGGTGCAGTTTATTCAAATGTTGATCGTCCATTTGTTGATAACAAAATGAGGGACAGTTCACTTCTATCTTCATCCAGTATTTCAGTAACATCTAATGGTTACCCTGAGAACTTGGTAAGCAGATCTTCTGGTTCAGAGAGGCCGTTGGAGCATTCCTTTCTGCTTCCAAATGAAGGCCCAGGGAAGCACAGTGGAAGATTCCTGGATGATGCAGCTAATGCGGATTTCAGTGCTGCTGTTGACAAGGGAGAGAGTAGCATAATCTCAAATATATTATCAATGGACTTTGACACTTGGGATGACTCAATAGCGTCACCACAGCATTTTTCGAAATTATTGGGTGAAACTGATAGACAGCCTGGAGCTCTCAAAATGTCAAGTCCTTGGAAAGTACAAAATAACAATCAGTCCAGATTCTCTTTTGCAAGACAGGAGGATTCTAAAAATCAAGCATTCGATGTACAGTCATCTCCGAATGTCGTTGGGCAGTTTTCTAATAACCAATCATTCCACCATggtttttctgaaaatagaGATTTAGGTTTGGAGAATCTTGGAATTGGAAACGGTTTTTCATCTAGCTCTTATGAAGAACCTGAAAATCATGGCAGCAATCATTTAGCTTTTTCTTCTAACAAGCTTTCTG TGGTTTCAAGGGCTCAAATTTCTGCTCCTCCTGGATTCTCTGTGCCAAGCAGGGCACCACCACCAGGCTTTACTTCTCATGAGAGAGTGGATCAGGAGTTTGACtctctggctg GGAATCATTTGTATGATACTTCCCCATTGTTGAGAAATGCATATCAACCTCAGGCAACTGGTAATATTGGTAGCTCTGGGGACATTGAGTTTATGGATCCTGCTATATTGGCGGTCGGTAAAGGGCGACTGCAAGGTGGGCTTAACAACCCCGGCCTTGAAATGAGATCAAACTTCCCTTCACAGTTAAGTGCCTATGAAAATGATGCAAGGCTTCAACTGTTGATGCAAAGATCCCTCACCCCACAACAAAACGTTAGATTTCCTGATTTCGGCGATGGTTTTTCTCACGTCAATGATTCTTATGGAATTTCTTCGATGCTTTTGGATCAATCTCAGACTAGCAGCAATCTATCCCCTTTTTCTCAATTGTCCCTCCAACAACAGTCTAGAAACCGGGTCATGTCAAATGGTCACTGGGATGGGTGGAATGAGGCTCAGGGTGGAAGCACTCTGGGTATGGCAGAGCTCTTGAGAAATGATAGACTAGGGTTCAACAAGTATTATTCTGGTTATGAAGATTCAAAGTTTCGGATGCCCAGTTCTGGTGATCTGTATAACAGAACATTTGGGATGTAA
- the LOC18773541 gene encoding putative pentatricopeptide repeat-containing protein At1g12700, mitochondrial, with amino-acid sequence MGFSLSVLGKFFKLGLEPDVFTFTTLINGFLLKNRMAEAAGIFNKMIAGGNCQPDVITYGTLVKAFCMKGNNSAAIQLLRKMEEGACKPDLVVYSTIIDSLCKDTLVDDAFNLFSEMISKGIAPNAITYTSLIHGICKLGEWKEATRLLNDMVSKNIFPDVFTFSILVDTICKEGMVVEAEGVVEMMIQRGIELMLSKGSMVNVVSYSTLINGYCKHRKIDEAMMLFLDMSHKGLVPNTITYNTLLDGFCKTGRIQDAQKLFSKMQACGQLPDAQTYSILLDGLCKNRQLSRAMQLFCEMEAKKLDIDIVIYNILLEGLFITGKIESARDLFCGLSPKGLRPNVRTYTIMINGLCIGGLTSEAENLLVEMEGKGCYPDGCTYNTIIRGLIRNKETSRAMVLI; translated from the coding sequence ATGGGGTTTAGTTTATCTGTATTGGGAAAATTCTTCAAACTTGGTCTTGAACCAGATGTCTTTACCTTCACCACTCTAATCAACGGCTTTCTTCTCAAGAATAGAATGGCGGAGGCGGCAggaattttcaacaaaatgatTGCGGGAGGTAATTGTCAGCCTGATGTGATTACTTATGGCACACTAGTAAAGGCCTTTTGCATGAAAGGTAACAATAGTGCTGCTATTCAGTTGCTTAGGAAGATGGAGGAAGGAGCTTGCAAGCCTGACCTAGTTGTCTATAGCACAATCATCGACAGTCTTTGTAAGGATACACTAGTGGATGATGCATTTAACCTCTTCTCAGAAATGATAAGCAAGGGTATTGCCCCAAATGCCATTACCTATACATCCTTGATTCATGGAATTTGCAAATTAGGCGAGTGGAAAGAAGCTACAAGGTTGTTGAATGACATGGTGAGTAAAAACATCTTTCCAGATGTGTTCACATTCAGCATCTTGGTAGACACAATTTGTAAGGAGGGGATGGTCGTGGAGGCAGAAGGTGTGGTTGAAATGATGATTCAAAGAGGTATTGAACTAATGCTTAGCAAGGGCTCCATGGTTAATGTTGTTAGTTACAGCACATTGATAAATGGATATTGTAAGCATAGAAAAATAGATGAGGCCATGATGCTTTTTCTGGATATGTCTCATAAGGGACTGGTTCCAAATACCATTACTTATAACACTCTTCTGGACGGCTTTTGCAAAACAGGCAGAATACAGGACGCACAAAAGTTGTTCTCTAAGATGCAAGCTTGTGGCCAACTTCCTGATGCTCAAACTTATTCTATTTTACTGGATGGCCTGTGTAAAAACCGACAACTTTCTAGGGCAATGCAATTGTTTTGTGAGATGGAAGCGAAGAAGTTGgatattgatattgtgatTTACAATATTCTTCTTGAAGGTTTGTTTATAACTGGAAAAATTGAATCTGCTAGGGATCTCTTTTGTGGTTTATCACCAAAAGGACTTCGACCTAATGTGAGGACATACACTATAATGATTAATGGACTCTGTATCGGAGGCCTAACAAGTGAAGCGGAAAATTTGCTGGTTGAAATGGAAGGGAAAGGCTGTTATCCAGATGGTTGCACATATAACACAATTATCAGAGGGCTTATCAGGAACAAAGAGACATCAAGGGCGATGGTACTTATTTAA
- the LOC18775447 gene encoding uncharacterized protein LOC18775447 isoform X1, with product MSDQGEKTCPLCAEEMDLTDQQLKPCKCGYEICVWCWHHIMDMAEKDETEGRCPACRTPYDKEKIVGTAGKCERLVAEINTEKKMKSQKAKVKSTEGRKQLSSVRVIQRNLVYIVGLPLNLADEDLLQRREYFGQYGKVLKVSMSRTAAGIIQQFPNNTCSVYITYSKEEEAVRCIQNVHGFLLDGRSLRACFGTTKYCHAWLRNVPCTNPDCLYLHEVGSQEDSFTKDEIISAYTRSRVQQITGTANSMQRRSGSVLPPPLDDYCNSSSTSAGGPIIKNGSSNTGSLLRGSPPNGSSGRSIALPAAASWGTRGSNCQPPATNIINSNGHTKQKPDVNCTLPFSSAAVATTQASILHSDAGKRSALNDESQTMHAKGKPESLKIVRQNSGVDCQNDLSDEPAAPDEAPASVNGSSPLSSPQTTKDNDRDSSMQPSISNATNHSHLSYSSCHENENLVSTEEVVQSICSDMPLMGIDRNSMVEHSGVVRSNSSLSDNSVIKSPRNQGLQQYCAEQSREPPITAVTAVNAVCVTREQSNWISESQAQLVPNASSEVEEDVLSFDNQRLKDPEVSRSTYLPSLANAVHVSNHSRSPLLHSEAYGAVYSNVDRPFVDNKMRDSSLLSSSSISVTSNGYPENLVSRSSGSERPLEHSFLLPNEGPGKHSGRFLDDAANADFSAAVDKGESSIISNILSMDFDTWDDSIASPQHFSKLLGETDRQPGALKMSSPWKVQNNNQSRFSFARQEDSKNQAFDVQSSPNVVGQFSNNQSFHHGFSENRDLGLENLGIGNGFSSSSYEEPENHGSNHLAFSSNKLSVVSRAQISAPPGFSVPSRAPPPGFTSHERVDQEFDSLAGNHLYDTSPLLRNAYQPQATGNIGSSGDIEFMDPAILAVGKGRLQGGLNNPGLEMRSNFPSQLSAYENDARLQLLMQRSLTPQQNVRFPDFGDGFSHVNDSYGISSMLLDQSQTSSNLSPFSQLSLQQQSRNRVMSNGHWDGWNEAQGGSTLGMAELLRNDRLGFNKYYSGYEDSKFRMPSSGDLYNRTFGM from the exons ATATGTGTTTGGTGTTGGCACCACATAATGGACATGGCTGAGAAGGATGAGACAGAGGGGCGGTGTCCTGCATGCCGCACTCCTTATGATAAGGAAAAGATTGTAGGGACGGCTGGAAAGTGCGAGAG ATTGGTGGCTGAAATCAATACCGAGAAAAAGATGAAGTCTCAGAAGGCAAAGGTTAAATCGACTGAAGGACGGAAGCAGCTCAGCAGTGTGCGAGTGATTCAAAGGAACCTTGTTTACATAGTTGGGTTGCCTCTTAATCTGGCAGATGAAGAT CTTCTGCAGCGCAGAGAATATTTTGGTCAGTATGGGAAGGTTTTAAAAGTTTCTATGTCCCGAACTGCAGCTGGTATCATTCAGCAATTTCCAAACAATACATGTAGTGT ATATATTACTTACtcgaaagaagaggaagcggTTCGTtgtattcaaaatgtacatgGGTTCCTCTTGGATGGTAGATCGCTGAG GGCATGCTTCGGGACCACAAAGTATTGTCATGCATGGCTGAGAAATGTG CCTTGCACCAATCCTGATTGTTTGTATCTGCATGAGGTTGGGTCTCAGGAGGACAGTTTCACTAAAGATGAAATAATTTCTGCATACACTAG GAGTAGGGTACAACAAATTACCGGTACTGCAAACAGTATGCAACGGCGTTCAGGGAGTGTTTTGCCTCCACCACTAGATGATTATTGTAACAGCAGTTCTACTTCTGCTGGAGGaccaattattaaaaatggTTCTAGT AATACTGGAAGCCTTCTTAGAGGTTCTCCTCCAAATGGAAGCTCTGGTAGATCTATTGCTCTTCCAGCTGCAGCCTCATG GGGAACACGTGGTTCAAATTGCCAACCACCAGCtacaaatataataaattcgaATGGACATACTAAACAGAAACCTGATGTCAATTGCACATTGCCATTTTCTTCAGCAGCGGTTGCTACTACTCAGGCTTCTATACTGCATAGTGATGCAGGAAAGAGGTCAGCATTAAATGATGAAAGTCAGACTATGCATGCTAAAGGTAAACCAGAATCATTGAAGATTGTGAGACAGAATAGTGGCGTGGATTGTCAGAATGACCTGTCTGACGAACCTGCTGCACCCGATGAAGCTCCTGCTTCTGTGAATGGGAGCAGCCCTTTATCTTCCCCCCAAACAACCAAGGATAATGATAGAGATAGCAGCATGCAGCCAAGCATCAGCAATGCCACCAACCATAGTCATCTATCTTACAGTTCCTgtcatgaaaatgaaaaccttGTTTCCACTGAAGAAGTGGTCCAAAGCATATGCTCTGATATGCCTTTGATGGGCATTGATAGAAATTCCATGGTAGAACATTCTGGTGTAGTCAGATCTAATAGTTCACTTTCTGATAATTCTGTGATTAAATCGCCTCGGAACCAAGGGTTACAGCAATACTGTGCTGAGCAGTCCAGAGAACCTCCAATAACTGCTGTGACAGCTGTTAATGCAGTGTGTGTTACAAGGGAACAATCCAACTGGATATCAGAGTCACAAGCACAACTAGTACCAAATGCATCTTCTGAGGTGGAAGAGGATGTACTATCTTTCGACAATCAGAGACTCAAGGATCCAGAAGTGAGTCGTTCAACATATTTGCCTAGTTTGGCTAATGCGGTCCATGTTTCAAATCATTCTAGGTCTCCATTGCTGCATAGTGAAGCTTATGGTGCAGTTTATTCAAATGTTGATCGTCCATTTGTTGATAACAAAATGAGGGACAGTTCACTTCTATCTTCATCCAGTATTTCAGTAACATCTAATGGTTACCCTGAGAACTTGGTAAGCAGATCTTCTGGTTCAGAGAGGCCGTTGGAGCATTCCTTTCTGCTTCCAAATGAAGGCCCAGGGAAGCACAGTGGAAGATTCCTGGATGATGCAGCTAATGCGGATTTCAGTGCTGCTGTTGACAAGGGAGAGAGTAGCATAATCTCAAATATATTATCAATGGACTTTGACACTTGGGATGACTCAATAGCGTCACCACAGCATTTTTCGAAATTATTGGGTGAAACTGATAGACAGCCTGGAGCTCTCAAAATGTCAAGTCCTTGGAAAGTACAAAATAACAATCAGTCCAGATTCTCTTTTGCAAGACAGGAGGATTCTAAAAATCAAGCATTCGATGTACAGTCATCTCCGAATGTCGTTGGGCAGTTTTCTAATAACCAATCATTCCACCATggtttttctgaaaatagaGATTTAGGTTTGGAGAATCTTGGAATTGGAAACGGTTTTTCATCTAGCTCTTATGAAGAACCTGAAAATCATGGCAGCAATCATTTAGCTTTTTCTTCTAACAAGCTTTCTG TGGTTTCAAGGGCTCAAATTTCTGCTCCTCCTGGATTCTCTGTGCCAAGCAGGGCACCACCACCAGGCTTTACTTCTCATGAGAGAGTGGATCAGGAGTTTGACtctctggctg GGAATCATTTGTATGATACTTCCCCATTGTTGAGAAATGCATATCAACCTCAGGCAACTGGTAATATTGGTAGCTCTGGGGACATTGAGTTTATGGATCCTGCTATATTGGCGGTCGGTAAAGGGCGACTGCAAGGTGGGCTTAACAACCCCGGCCTTGAAATGAGATCAAACTTCCCTTCACAGTTAAGTGCCTATGAAAATGATGCAAGGCTTCAACTGTTGATGCAAAGATCCCTCACCCCACAACAAAACGTTAGATTTCCTGATTTCGGCGATGGTTTTTCTCACGTCAATGATTCTTATGGAATTTCTTCGATGCTTTTGGATCAATCTCAGACTAGCAGCAATCTATCCCCTTTTTCTCAATTGTCCCTCCAACAACAGTCTAGAAACCGGGTCATGTCAAATGGTCACTGGGATGGGTGGAATGAGGCTCAGGGTGGAAGCACTCTGGGTATGGCAGAGCTCTTGAGAAATGATAGACTAGGGTTCAACAAGTATTATTCTGGTTATGAAGATTCAAAGTTTCGGATGCCCAGTTCTGGTGATCTGTATAACAGAACATTTGGGATGTAA